A single Meles meles chromosome 20, mMelMel3.1 paternal haplotype, whole genome shotgun sequence DNA region contains:
- the TSSK6 gene encoding testis-specific serine/threonine-protein kinase 6, which yields MSGDKLLSELGYKLGRTIGEGSYSKVKVATSKKYKGTVAIKVVDRRRAPPDFVNKFLPRELSILRGVRHPHIVHVFEFIEVCNGKLYIVMEAAATDLLQAVQRNGRIPGSQARDLFAQIAGAVRYLHDHHLVHRDLKCENVLLSPDERRVKLTDFGFGRQAHGYPDLSTTYCGSAAYASPEVLLGIPYDPKKYDVWSLGVVLYVMVTGCMPFDDSDIAGLPRRQKRGVLYPDGLELSERCKALITELLQFSPSARPSAGQVARNGWLRAGDSS from the coding sequence ATGTCGGGCGACAAACTTCTGAGCGAACTCGGCTATAAGCTGGGACGCACGATAGGCGAGGGCAGTTACTCCAAGGTGAAGGTGGCCACGTCCAAGAAATACAAGGGCACAGTGGCCATCAAGGTGGTGGACCGGCGGCGTGCACCGCCCGACTTCGTCAACAAGTTTCTGCCACGTGAGCTGTCCATCCTTCGAGGCGTGCGACACCCGCACATCGTGCACGTCTTCGAGTTCATCGAGGTGTGCAATGGGAAGCTCTATATCGTGATGGAGGCGGCTGCCACCGACCTGCTGCAGGCAGTGCAGCGCAACGGGCGCATCCCCGGGAGCCAGGCGCGCGACCTCTTTGCACAGATCGCTGGGGCTGTGCGTTACCTGCATGACCACCACTTGGTGCACCGTGACCTCAAGTGTGAAAACGTGCTGCTGAGCCCCGACGAGCGCCGCGTGAAGCTTACTGACTTTGGCTTTGGTCGCCAGGCACATGGCTATCCTGACCTGAGCACTACCTACTGCGGCTCGGCCGCCTACGCGTCTCCTGAGGTACTCTTGGGTATTCCATACGACCCCAAGAAGTACGACGTGTGGAGCCTGGGCGTCGTGCTCTACGTCATGGTCACCGGGTGCATGCCCTTCGACGACTCGGACATCGCTGGTCTGCCCAGGCGCCAGAAGCGCGGCGTCCTCTACCCCGATGGCCTCGAGCTGTCGGAGCGCTGCAAGGCCCTGATCACAGAATTGCTGCAGTTCAGCCCGTCCGCCAGGCCCTCAGCGGGCCAGGTAGCGCGCAACGGCTGGCTGCGTGCTGGGGACTCCAGCTAG
- the NDUFA13 gene encoding NADH dehydrogenase [ubiquinone] 1 alpha subcomplex subunit 13 — protein MAASKVKQDMPPPGGYGPIDYKRNLPRRGLSGYSMFAVGIGTLLFGYWSMMRWNRERRRLQIEDFEARIALMPLLQAEKDRRVLQMLRENLEEEAIIMKDVPDWKVGESVFHTTRWVTPVMGELYGLRTNEEIVDATYGFIWYT, from the exons ATGGCAGCATCGAAGGTGAAACAGGACATGCCCCCGCCGGGGGGCTATGGCCCCATCGACTACAAGCGGAACCTTCCGCGTCGGGGACTGTCGG GCTACAGCATGTTCGCTGTGGGCATCGGGACCTTGCTGTTCGGGTACTGGAGCATGATGAGGTGGAACCGCGAGCGCAG GCGCTTGCAGATTGAGGACTTTGAGGCCCGCATCGCGCTGATGCCGCTGTTGCAGGCAGAGAAGGACCGGAG GGTCCTGCAGATGCTTCGAGAGAACCTGGAGGAGGAGGCCATCATCATGAAGGATGTGCCCGACTGGAAG GTGGGTGAGTCTGTGTTCCACACAACACGCTGGGTGACTCCCGTGATGGGCGAGCTGTATGGGCTGCGCACAAATGAGGAGATCGTCGACGCCACCTATGGCTTCATTTGGTACACGTAG